The Rickettsia felis URRWXCal2 genome contains the following window.
TTAAAGGAGCAGAATTTATTGCCGTAAATTCATTCTCTTCTTGCTCCGCTACTTTTAAAGATTTACTATTTTCTTTTGCTAGAACAATGTTACTTGATATTAAAACTATTAAAATAAGAACTATTTTCAGGTTCATCATACTACTTAGTTAGATTTAGGTATTTTAAAACTTCCGCATCCGGTGAAATCACAAAATTAGTATCTTCTTTCTTTAAAGAATTTTTATATACTAAAAGTGATCTATAAAATTTATAAAATTCCGGATCGACGGAATAAGCGGAATTATATATTTTTGCCGCTTTTTCATCGCCGTCACCTTTAATAATTTGTGCATCTCTATAAGCTTTAGCAAGTATTATTTTACTTTCTTTATCTGCTTTTGAACGAATACGCACGCTTTCTTCCTGTCCTTCCGCTCTAATTTGGGTCGCTTCTTTTTCACGTGCCGTTTGCATACGGCGATAAATAGCGGCACTATTTTCTTTCGGTAAATCTGCTCTTAAAATTCTAACATCTACAACATCAATTCCAAAGCTTTTAGCTTCTCCGTCTACTTGATTTAAGATATTTAGCATTACATTACTACGCTCTTGACTTAAAAGACTACTTAGCGAAATTTTACCTATCACTTTACGCATTGACGATTCAAGATTACGAGTCAACCTAATTTTCACACCTTGATAATCATGTACCGTTTTATAAAACATTACGGGATTATTAATTTGGAACTTGGCATAAGCATCAACAATAACTCGTTTACCGTCAGCAGCCGTTAATTCTTTTGCCTCAACCTCAACATCTAAAAGACGTTTATCAAAAAATTCAACGTTTTGAATAAACGGGATTTTAATATTTAGCCCTGGATTTTCTATAGTTCTAACTGCTTCACCAAACTGGAATACTACAGCAGATTGGCGTTGGTCTACTGAAAATAAGGAGCTAAAAATCAGTATCAGCCCAAAAACAATTGTAAAAATTATATAATAAATCTTTTGTTGCATTTAATTTAATATTCCTTGTTGTTTAAATGTCATTTGCGTATAGCTTGAAAAACACGCTCGATGTCATTCCCGCGTAGGCGGGAATCCAGAAAAAAAATATAAATACGGCAAATTTTTGAAATTAAAAGCTCGATTTATCTCGCTTTACACTGGATTCCCGCCTATGCGGGAATGACATAGCACCCCTACGGTTTAATAGCCATATGCGGTAGTAGTGCATTATTAATAATAGTTTTATTTGAACCACCTAATATCTCTTCGACTACTTCTAAATATAACCTATCTCTAGTT
Protein-coding sequences here:
- the hflC2 gene encoding Membrane protease subunits (Stomatin/prohibitin homologs), with the protein product MQQKIYYIIFTIVFGLILIFSSLFSVDQRQSAVVFQFGEAVRTIENPGLNIKIPFIQNVEFFDKRLLDVEVEAKELTAADGKRVIVDAYAKFQINNPVMFYKTVHDYQGVKIRLTRNLESSMRKVIGKISLSSLLSQERSNVMLNILNQVDGEAKSFGIDVVDVRILRADLPKENSAAIYRRMQTAREKEATQIRAEGQEESVRIRSKADKESKIILAKAYRDAQIIKGDGDEKAAKIYNSAYSVDPEFYKFYRSLLVYKNSLKKEDTNFVISPDAEVLKYLNLTK